From Xenopus laevis strain J_2021 chromosome 7L, Xenopus_laevis_v10.1, whole genome shotgun sequence, one genomic window encodes:
- the cdknx.L gene encoding cyclin-dependent kinase inhibitor xic1 L homeolog — protein MAAFHIALQEEMISAPAVLPRLSAGTGRGACRNLFGPIDHDEMRSELKRQLKEIQASDCQRWNFDFETGTPLKGIFCWEPVESKDMPSFYSQNRSIAANTTPSPRQQQPLLVSRQPEPREEAPVDTVRNVPNPPCAKENAEKTVKRCQGVRGPAKASANTSTQRRKREITTPITDYFPKRKKILSAKPDATKGAHLLCPLEQTPRKKIR, from the exons ATGGCTGCTTTCCACATCGCCCTGCAAGAAGAAATGATCTCTGCCCCAGCAGTGCTGCCCAGGTTATCCGCTGGCACAGGGAGGGGAGCCTGCAGGAATCTGTTCGGTCCCATCGATCACGATGAGATGAGATCGGAGCTGAAGAGGCAACTGAAGGAAATCCAAGCGTCCGACTGTCAGAGGTGGAACTTTGACTTTGAAACTGGCACCCCTCTAAAGGGCATCTTCTGTTGGGAACCCGTGGAGAGTAAAGATATGCCCAGTTTCTACAGCCAGAACAGAAGTATAGCTGCCAACACAACGCCATCccccaggcagcagcagcccttGTTAGTTAGCAGACAGCCCGAGCCCAGGGAAGAGGCACCCGTGGATACCGTGCGTAATGTGCCAAACCCTCCGTGCGCAAAGGAGAACGCAGAGAAGACCGTCAAGCGGTGCCAGGGAGTTAGAGGTCCAGCCAAGGCATCAGCTAACACATCTACACAGCGTAGAAAGAGGGAAATCACCACTCCTATCACCG ATTATTTccctaaaagaaaaaagataCTGAGTGCCAAGCCTGATGCCACTAAGGGAGCCCACCTACTGTGCCCACTGGAACAGACCCCCAGGAAAAAGATTCGATGA